The Cydia splendana chromosome Z, ilCydSple1.2, whole genome shotgun sequence genome window below encodes:
- the LOC134804010 gene encoding mitogen-activated protein kinase kinase kinase 13: MDGNGCPDGQDDIDGGIFNDKFQLRPSADDEEKKLFWLEGVMGCFSSVISVFRPPAEKPALEEKWEIPAEAITNLVYLGSGAQGVVYGGQINNEMVAVKKLRDPAETDIKHLRKLNHDNIVRFRGVVTKPPTYCVVMEYCQYGPLFEFLHSGSLFAPKQILKWAKEIANGMAYLHSHKIIHRDLKSPNILIADNLVVKVSDFGTSREWNDVSAIMSFTGTVAWMAPEVIRHEPCSERVDVWSFGVVLWELLTQEIPYKNMETHAIMWGVGTDTISLPVPTTVPDSMQLLLTQCWNRTPKNRPPFKIIAAHLEIAGDEFAEIHQETFSVTQQTWKKEVQEGMAQLYTKSEKPADVQETATRKEELKHARDIRQVYEKQLARANELYMEACAVKLQLEQREAALTEREKALKSCRCGFRKLALHRQSSTSSDGKCRAEPVHRRQRKRDTVTTQEQLKTSTALLTDSNKSSTSSDGKCRAEPVHRRQRKRDTVTTQEQLKTSTALLTDSKKRSTSSDGKCRAEPVHRRQRKRDTITTQEQLKTSTALLSDSNKSSTSSDGKCRAEPVHRRQRKRDTVTTQEQLKTSTALLTDSNKSSTSSDGKCRAEPVHRRQRKRDTVTTQEQLKTSTALLTDSNKVL, from the exons aagaaaaatggGAGATACCAGCGGAGGCGATCACGAACCTGGTGTACCTCGGCTCCGGCGCCCAGGGCGTCGTGTACGGCGGGCAGATTAACAACGAAATGGTGGCCGTGAAGAAACTGCGCGACCCCGCCGAGACGGACATCAAACATCTCAGGAAACTCAACCATGACAACATAG TCCGCTTCCGCGGGGTAGTGACCAAGCCCCCCACTTACTGCGTGGTCATGGAATACTGCCAGTACGGGCCGCTGTTCGAGTTCCTGCACAGTGGCTCCCTCTTCGCGCCCAAACAGATTCTCAAGTGGGCGAAAGAGATAGCAAACGGCATGGCTTATTTGCACAGTCACAAGATTATACACAGGGATCTTAAGAGTCCAAA CATCCTCATAGCGGACAACCTGGTTGTGAAGGTGTCCGACTTCGGGACGTCGCGGGAGTGGAACGACGTGAGCGCCATCATGTCGTTCACGGGCACCGTGGCGTGGATGGCGCCCGAGGTGATCCGCCACGAGCCCTGCTCGGAGCGGGTCGATGTCTGGTCGTTCGGCGTGGTCTTATGGGAACTTCTCACTCAGGAG ATACCTTATAAGAACATGGAGACGCACGCCATCATGTGGGGCGTCGGCACCGACACCATCTCCTTGCCCGTTCCCACCACAGTGCCCGACAGTATGCAGCTCCTGCTCACTCAATGCTGGAACAGGACGCCTAAAAACAG GCCACCCTTCAAAATAATAGCGGCGCACCTAGAGATAGCCGGCGACGAGTTCGCAGAGATCCACCAGGAGACGTTCAGCGTGACCCAGCAGACATGGAAGAAAGAAGTGCAAGAGGGCATGGCGCAGCTCTACACAAA AAGCGAGAAGCCGGCCGACGTGCAGGAGACGGCCACTAGGAAAGAGGAGCTCAAACACGCACGAGATATCAGACAG GTTTACGAGAAGCAACTAGCGCGAGCCAACGAGTTGTACATGGAGGCGTGCGCCGTCAAACTGCAGCTAGAGCAGCGGGAAGCCGCCCTCACAGA ACGCGAAAAGGCTTTGAAATCATGCCGGTGCGGCTTCCGGAAACTGGCGCTCCACCGCCAGAGCTCGACCTCGTCGGACGGCAAGTGCCGCGCGGAGCCGGTGCACAGGCGGCAGCGTAAGCGGGACACTGTCACCACGCAGGAACAACTGAAGACCAGCACCGCGCTACTGACCGACTCCAACAAG AGCTCGACCTCGTCGGACGGCAAGTGCCGCGCGGAGCCGGTGCACAGGCGGCAGCGGAAGCGGGACACTGTCACCACGCAGGAACAACTGAAGACCAGCACCGCGCTACTGACCGACTCCAAGAAG CGCTCGACCTCGTCGGACGGCAAGTGCCGCGCGGAGCCGGTGCACAGGCGGCAGCGGAAGCGGGACACTATCACCACGCAGGAACAACTGAAGACCAGCACCGCGCTACTGAGCGACTCCAACAAG AGCTCGACCTCGTCGGACGGCAAGTGCCGCGCGGAGCCGGTGCACAGGCGGCAGCGTAAGCGGGACACTGTCACCACGCAGGAACAACTGAAGACCAGCACCGCGCTACTGACCGACTCCAACAAG AGCTCGACCTCGTCGGACGGCAAGTGCCGCGCGGAGCCGGTGCACAGGCGGCAGCGGAAGCGGGACACTGTCACCACGCAGGAACAACTGAAGACCAGCACCGCGCTACTGACCGACTCCAACAAGGTATTATAA